The Nomia melanderi isolate GNS246 chromosome 7, iyNomMela1, whole genome shotgun sequence genome includes a window with the following:
- the LOC116424251 gene encoding lanC-like protein 2 isoform X4 encodes MDNTRYYNNPFEDYPNPTAQQLINTNTKEINENYKETLYTCTKKLLDHLEEKKKHWISNDDCSVYTGSTGIAYVFYHYGKCFNEPTYIEKAAELLKACVSKFRGRREITFLTGIAGPLALYAIILHLQENKQESQNMITKLKSLSSLIMDIHSNLPNELLQGRVGYLFSLLFLNSHISPPPIEDKLIKQVIAIIIQSGNMYSASTKYKTPLMYAWHDSEYLGGAHGLGGILYILLQARQYLTQSQLENDINPALQFLQNLRYPSGNFPSSIGSNTDKLVHWCHGAPGMSMLFNLAYEIYKDEQYLKTALQCGEVIWKRGLLKRGYGICHGVAGNAYTFLCLFQQTKDVKHLYRACKFADWCMDYGTHQTRSPDRPFSLFEGLAGTIYFLIDMQNPSSAKFPGYTV; translated from the exons ATGGATAACActagatattataataatcctTTTGAAGACTATCCTAATCCAACAGCTCAACAGCTTATAAATACTAATACGAAAGAG attaatgaaaattataaagagaCATTATATACATGTACCAAAAAATTGTTGGACCActtggaagaaaagaaaaaacattgGATAAGCAATGACGATTGCTCTGTGTACACAGGATCAACTGGAATTGCATATGTTTTCTATCATTATggaaaatgttttaatgaacCCACTTATATTGAG AAAGCAGCAGAACTGTTAAAAGCATGTGTAAGTAAATTCAGAGGTAGACGCGAAATTACGTTTCTAACTGGCATTGCTGGTCCATTGGCTTTGTATGCCATTATTCTTCATTTGCAAGAGAACAAACAGGAATCTCAAAATATGATAACCAA ATTAAAATCATTGTCATCTCTTATTATGGATATACATAGTAATTTACCCAATGAACTTCTTCAAGGAAGGGTTGGGTACCTATTTTCCCTCCTCTTTCTAAACTCGCATATATCTCCCCCACCTATAGAGGACAAGCTTATTAAGCAG gTCATTGCAATCATAATTCAATCAGGAAATATGTATTCTGCATCAACAAAGTACAAAACACCTTTAATGTATGCTTGGCATGATTCAGAATACCTTGGTGGTGCACATGGATTAGGTGGAATACTTTATATATTGTTGCAA GCACGACAATATTTAACACAATCTCAattagaaaacgatataaacccaGCGTTGCAGTTTCTTCAAAATTTACGTTATCCATCTGGAAATTTTCCATCATCTATTGGAAGTAATACTGACAAATTGGTGCATTGGTGTCATGGTGCACCTGGAATGTCCATGCTATTCAACTTAGCTTACGAG atatataaagaCGAGCAGTACCTAAAGACCGCACTGCAATGTGGTGAAGTGATTTGGAAAAGGGGATTACTTAAAAGAGGATATGGAATATGTCACGGAGTAGCTGGGAATGCTTATACGTTCTTGTGTCTGTTCCAGCAAACGAAA GACGTAAAACACTTGTACAGAGCCTGCAAATTTGCGGACTGGTGCATGGATTATGGAACACATCAGACTAGATCTCCTGATAGACCATTTTCATTGTTTGAAG GTCTTGCCGGTACCATTTACTTTTTAATTGACATGCAAAATCCATCTTCAGCTAAATTTCCAGGATATACCGTGTAG
- the LOC116424251 gene encoding glutathione S-transferase LANCL1 isoform X2, with translation MFSLLVNFKCKLYKQHTWLTRTINIVQGIIMDNTRYYNNPFEDYPNPTAQQLINTNTKEINENYKETLYTCTKKLLDHLEEKKKHWISNDDCSVYTGSTGIAYVFYHYGKCFNEPTYIEKAAELLKACVSKFRGRREITFLTGIAGPLALYAIILHLQENKQESQNMITKLKSLSSLIMDIHSNLPNELLQGRVGYLFSLLFLNSHISPPPIEDKLIKQVIAIIIQSGNMYSASTKYKTPLMYAWHDSEYLGGAHGLGGILYILLQARQYLTQSQLENDINPALQFLQNLRYPSGNFPSSIGSNTDKLVHWCHGAPGMSMLFNLAYEIYKDEQYLKTALQCGEVIWKRGLLKRGYGICHGVAGNAYTFLCLFQQTKDVKHLYRACKFADWCMDYGTHQTRSPDRPFSLFEGLAGTIYFLIDMQNPSSAKFPGYTV, from the exons ATGTTTAGCTTATTG gtgaattttaaatgtaaattatataaacaacaCACTTGGTTGACAAGAACTATAAACATAGTTCAAGGAATCATCATGGATAACActagatattataataatcctTTTGAAGACTATCCTAATCCAACAGCTCAACAGCTTATAAATACTAATACGAAAGAG attaatgaaaattataaagagaCATTATATACATGTACCAAAAAATTGTTGGACCActtggaagaaaagaaaaaacattgGATAAGCAATGACGATTGCTCTGTGTACACAGGATCAACTGGAATTGCATATGTTTTCTATCATTATggaaaatgttttaatgaacCCACTTATATTGAG AAAGCAGCAGAACTGTTAAAAGCATGTGTAAGTAAATTCAGAGGTAGACGCGAAATTACGTTTCTAACTGGCATTGCTGGTCCATTGGCTTTGTATGCCATTATTCTTCATTTGCAAGAGAACAAACAGGAATCTCAAAATATGATAACCAA ATTAAAATCATTGTCATCTCTTATTATGGATATACATAGTAATTTACCCAATGAACTTCTTCAAGGAAGGGTTGGGTACCTATTTTCCCTCCTCTTTCTAAACTCGCATATATCTCCCCCACCTATAGAGGACAAGCTTATTAAGCAG gTCATTGCAATCATAATTCAATCAGGAAATATGTATTCTGCATCAACAAAGTACAAAACACCTTTAATGTATGCTTGGCATGATTCAGAATACCTTGGTGGTGCACATGGATTAGGTGGAATACTTTATATATTGTTGCAA GCACGACAATATTTAACACAATCTCAattagaaaacgatataaacccaGCGTTGCAGTTTCTTCAAAATTTACGTTATCCATCTGGAAATTTTCCATCATCTATTGGAAGTAATACTGACAAATTGGTGCATTGGTGTCATGGTGCACCTGGAATGTCCATGCTATTCAACTTAGCTTACGAG atatataaagaCGAGCAGTACCTAAAGACCGCACTGCAATGTGGTGAAGTGATTTGGAAAAGGGGATTACTTAAAAGAGGATATGGAATATGTCACGGAGTAGCTGGGAATGCTTATACGTTCTTGTGTCTGTTCCAGCAAACGAAA GACGTAAAACACTTGTACAGAGCCTGCAAATTTGCGGACTGGTGCATGGATTATGGAACACATCAGACTAGATCTCCTGATAGACCATTTTCATTGTTTGAAG GTCTTGCCGGTACCATTTACTTTTTAATTGACATGCAAAATCCATCTTCAGCTAAATTTCCAGGATATACCGTGTAG
- the LOC116424251 gene encoding glutathione S-transferase LANCL1 isoform X1: MLKEAFSILSKRQVNFKCKLYKQHTWLTRTINIVQGIIMDNTRYYNNPFEDYPNPTAQQLINTNTKEINENYKETLYTCTKKLLDHLEEKKKHWISNDDCSVYTGSTGIAYVFYHYGKCFNEPTYIEKAAELLKACVSKFRGRREITFLTGIAGPLALYAIILHLQENKQESQNMITKLKSLSSLIMDIHSNLPNELLQGRVGYLFSLLFLNSHISPPPIEDKLIKQVIAIIIQSGNMYSASTKYKTPLMYAWHDSEYLGGAHGLGGILYILLQARQYLTQSQLENDINPALQFLQNLRYPSGNFPSSIGSNTDKLVHWCHGAPGMSMLFNLAYEIYKDEQYLKTALQCGEVIWKRGLLKRGYGICHGVAGNAYTFLCLFQQTKDVKHLYRACKFADWCMDYGTHQTRSPDRPFSLFEGLAGTIYFLIDMQNPSSAKFPGYTV; the protein is encoded by the exons ATGTTAAAGGAGGCTTTTTCTATACTGTCTAAAAGACAG gtgaattttaaatgtaaattatataaacaacaCACTTGGTTGACAAGAACTATAAACATAGTTCAAGGAATCATCATGGATAACActagatattataataatcctTTTGAAGACTATCCTAATCCAACAGCTCAACAGCTTATAAATACTAATACGAAAGAG attaatgaaaattataaagagaCATTATATACATGTACCAAAAAATTGTTGGACCActtggaagaaaagaaaaaacattgGATAAGCAATGACGATTGCTCTGTGTACACAGGATCAACTGGAATTGCATATGTTTTCTATCATTATggaaaatgttttaatgaacCCACTTATATTGAG AAAGCAGCAGAACTGTTAAAAGCATGTGTAAGTAAATTCAGAGGTAGACGCGAAATTACGTTTCTAACTGGCATTGCTGGTCCATTGGCTTTGTATGCCATTATTCTTCATTTGCAAGAGAACAAACAGGAATCTCAAAATATGATAACCAA ATTAAAATCATTGTCATCTCTTATTATGGATATACATAGTAATTTACCCAATGAACTTCTTCAAGGAAGGGTTGGGTACCTATTTTCCCTCCTCTTTCTAAACTCGCATATATCTCCCCCACCTATAGAGGACAAGCTTATTAAGCAG gTCATTGCAATCATAATTCAATCAGGAAATATGTATTCTGCATCAACAAAGTACAAAACACCTTTAATGTATGCTTGGCATGATTCAGAATACCTTGGTGGTGCACATGGATTAGGTGGAATACTTTATATATTGTTGCAA GCACGACAATATTTAACACAATCTCAattagaaaacgatataaacccaGCGTTGCAGTTTCTTCAAAATTTACGTTATCCATCTGGAAATTTTCCATCATCTATTGGAAGTAATACTGACAAATTGGTGCATTGGTGTCATGGTGCACCTGGAATGTCCATGCTATTCAACTTAGCTTACGAG atatataaagaCGAGCAGTACCTAAAGACCGCACTGCAATGTGGTGAAGTGATTTGGAAAAGGGGATTACTTAAAAGAGGATATGGAATATGTCACGGAGTAGCTGGGAATGCTTATACGTTCTTGTGTCTGTTCCAGCAAACGAAA GACGTAAAACACTTGTACAGAGCCTGCAAATTTGCGGACTGGTGCATGGATTATGGAACACATCAGACTAGATCTCCTGATAGACCATTTTCATTGTTTGAAG GTCTTGCCGGTACCATTTACTTTTTAATTGACATGCAAAATCCATCTTCAGCTAAATTTCCAGGATATACCGTGTAG
- the LOC116424251 gene encoding glutathione S-transferase LANCL1 isoform X3, with protein MLKEAFSILSKRQVNFKCKLYKQHTWLTRTINIVQGIIMDNTRYYNNPFEDYPNPTAQQLINTNTKEINENYKETLYTCTKKLLDHLEEKKKHWISNDDCSVYTGSTGIAYVFYHYGKCFNEPTYIEKAAELLKACVSKFRGRREITFLTGIAGPLALYAIILHLQENKQESQNMITKLKSLSSLIMDIHSNLPNELLQGRVGYLFSLLFLNSHISPPPIEDKLIKQVIAIIIQSGNMYSASTKYKTPLMYAWHDSEYLGGAHGLGGILYILLQARQYLTQSQLENDINPALQFLQNLRYPSGNFPSSIGSNTDKLVHWCHGAPGMSMLFNLAYEIYKDEQYLKTALQCGEVIWKRGLLKRGYGICHGVAGNAYTFLCLFQQTKDVKHLYRACKFADWCMDYGTHQTRSPDRPFSLFEGKIRNFPKKLCNQ; from the exons ATGTTAAAGGAGGCTTTTTCTATACTGTCTAAAAGACAG gtgaattttaaatgtaaattatataaacaacaCACTTGGTTGACAAGAACTATAAACATAGTTCAAGGAATCATCATGGATAACActagatattataataatcctTTTGAAGACTATCCTAATCCAACAGCTCAACAGCTTATAAATACTAATACGAAAGAG attaatgaaaattataaagagaCATTATATACATGTACCAAAAAATTGTTGGACCActtggaagaaaagaaaaaacattgGATAAGCAATGACGATTGCTCTGTGTACACAGGATCAACTGGAATTGCATATGTTTTCTATCATTATggaaaatgttttaatgaacCCACTTATATTGAG AAAGCAGCAGAACTGTTAAAAGCATGTGTAAGTAAATTCAGAGGTAGACGCGAAATTACGTTTCTAACTGGCATTGCTGGTCCATTGGCTTTGTATGCCATTATTCTTCATTTGCAAGAGAACAAACAGGAATCTCAAAATATGATAACCAA ATTAAAATCATTGTCATCTCTTATTATGGATATACATAGTAATTTACCCAATGAACTTCTTCAAGGAAGGGTTGGGTACCTATTTTCCCTCCTCTTTCTAAACTCGCATATATCTCCCCCACCTATAGAGGACAAGCTTATTAAGCAG gTCATTGCAATCATAATTCAATCAGGAAATATGTATTCTGCATCAACAAAGTACAAAACACCTTTAATGTATGCTTGGCATGATTCAGAATACCTTGGTGGTGCACATGGATTAGGTGGAATACTTTATATATTGTTGCAA GCACGACAATATTTAACACAATCTCAattagaaaacgatataaacccaGCGTTGCAGTTTCTTCAAAATTTACGTTATCCATCTGGAAATTTTCCATCATCTATTGGAAGTAATACTGACAAATTGGTGCATTGGTGTCATGGTGCACCTGGAATGTCCATGCTATTCAACTTAGCTTACGAG atatataaagaCGAGCAGTACCTAAAGACCGCACTGCAATGTGGTGAAGTGATTTGGAAAAGGGGATTACTTAAAAGAGGATATGGAATATGTCACGGAGTAGCTGGGAATGCTTATACGTTCTTGTGTCTGTTCCAGCAAACGAAA GACGTAAAACACTTGTACAGAGCCTGCAAATTTGCGGACTGGTGCATGGATTATGGAACACATCAGACTAGATCTCCTGATAGACCATTTTCATTGTTTGAAG GAAAGATCCGAAATTTTCCCAAGAAATTGTGTAATCAGTAG